Proteins from one Nerophis lumbriciformis linkage group LG16, RoL_Nlum_v2.1, whole genome shotgun sequence genomic window:
- the maea gene encoding E3 ubiquitin-protein transferase MAEA: MAVQETASQLSMALKVQEYPTLKVPYETLNKRFRAAQKNIDRETSHVTMVVAELEKTLSSFPVVDSVVSLLDGVVEKLSALKRKAAESIQAEDESAKLCKRRIEHLKEHSSDQPASVNLWKKKRMDRMMVEHLLRCGYYNTAVKLARQSGIEDLVNIEMFLTAKEVEESLERQETATCLAWCHDNKSRLRKMKSCLEFSLRIQEFIELIRQNKRMDAVRHARKHFSQAEGGQLDEVRQVMGMLAFPSDTHISPYKDLLDPTRWKMLIQQFRYDNYRLHQLGNNSVFTITLQAGLSAIKTPQCYKEDGTSKNPDCPVCSKSLNKLAQPLPMAHCANSRLVCKISGEVMNENNPPMMLPNGYVYGYNSLLSIRQDDKVVCPRTKEVFNFSQAEKVYIM, encoded by the exons ATGGCGGTGCAGGAGACAGCATCTCAACTATCCATGGCTCTCAAAGTCCAAGAATACCCCACCTTGAAG GTGCCCTACGAGACTCTGAACAAACGCTTCCGAGCGGCCCAGAAGAACATCGACAGGGAGACGAGTCACGTGACCATGGTGGTCGCCGAGCTGGAAAAGACGCTCAGCAGCTTCCCAGTGGTGGACTCAGTGGTGTCCCTGCTGGACGGCGTGGTGGAGAAACTCAGCGCCCTGAAACGAAAG GCTGCTGAGTCCATCCAAGCAGAGGACGAGAGCGCCAAGCTGTGCAAGCGGCGCATCGAGCACCTGAAGGAGCACAGCAGCGACCAGCCGGCCTCGGTCAACTTGTGGAAGAAGAAGCGCATGGACCGCATGATGGTAGAGCACCTGCTTCGCTGCGGCTACTACAACACCGCCGTCAAGCTGGCCAGACAGAGCGGCATCGAG GATCTTGTCAACATTGAGATGTTCCTCACTGCAAAAGAGGTGGAGGAATCCCTGGAGAGGCAGGAGACCGCCACCTGCTTAGCTTGGTGCCATGACAACAAGTCCCGCCTTCGCAAGATGAAG AGCTGCCTGGAGTTCAGTTTGAGGATCCAGGAGTTCATCGAGCTGATCAGACAAAACAAACGAATGGATGCTGTCAG ACATGCGAGAAAACACTTCAGCCAAGCAGAAGGCGGACAGTTGGATGAAGTTCGGCAGGTGATGGGCATGCTGGCCTTCCCCTCAGATACACACATCTCCCCGTACAAG GATCTTTTGGACCCGACCCGCTGGAAGATGCTGATCCAGCAGTTCCGATACGACAACTACAGACTGCACCAGCTGGGGAACAACTCTGTCTTCACCATCACGCTGCAGGCCGGTCTGTCTGCCATCAAGACACC TCAGTGCTACAAAGAGGACGGCACCTCCAAGAACCCTGATTGCCCCGTGTGCAGTAAATCTCTAAACAAGCTGGCCCAACCTCTTCCCATGGCCCACTGCGCCAACTCCAGACTGGTGTGTAAGATCTCTGGAGAGGTCATGAACGAGAACAACCCCCCCATGATGCTGCCCAACGGTTACGTGTACGGCTACAAT TCGCTGCTGTCCATTCGCCAAGACGACAAAGTGGTCTGCCCCAGAACCAAAGAGGTTTTCAACTTCTCACAGGCCGAGAAGGTCTACATCATGTGA
- the LOC133617011 gene encoding heterogeneous nuclear ribonucleoprotein A0-like yields the protein MSDQLCKLFVGGLNVDTDDDGLRKHFEQYGMLTDCVVVVNKQLQRSRCFGFVTYSTPEEADAAMCARPHNVDGNSVEVKRAMSREDAGRPEALAKVKKIFVGGLKDDIEEEHLNDYFCQYGQIEKSEVISAKDTGKKRGFGFVYFNDHDSADKAVVIKFHTINGHKVEVKKALTKQEMQAAGGRGGMAPRGSRGRGMRGNQNGFGGRDYGGNYSYGNGGGGYGGGGGYGSGGYGGGYGGGYGDQGSNYGGGNGYNDFGSSYGQQSSGYGPMKGGPFGGQRNPAPYTRGGGGGGYPRGGYTY from the coding sequence ATGTCCGACCAGCTTTGCAAGCTCTTTGTTGGAGGCCTCAACGTGGACACCGACGACGATGGCCTGCGTAAGCACTTCGAGCAGTACGGCATGCTCACCGACTGCGTCGTGGTGGTGAACAAGCAGCTCCAGAGGTCACGCTGCTTCGGCTTTGTCACCTACTCGACGCCGGAGGAGGCCGACGCGGCCATGTGTGCTAGGCCGCACAACGTCGACGGCAACTCTGTCGAAGTCAAGCGCGCCATGTCGCGGGAAGACGCCGGCAGGCCCGAAGCCCTCGCTAAAGTGAAGAAAATCTTCGTCGGCGGGCTTAAAGACGACATCGAAGAGGAGCACTTGAACGACTATTTCTGCCAGTATGGTCAAATCGAGAAGTCCGAAGTCATCTCCGCGAAGGACACCGGCAAGAAGCGAGGCTTCGGCTTTGTCTACTTCAACGACCACGACTCCGCCGACAAAGCCGTGGTGATTAAATTCCACACCATAAATGGACACAAAGTCGAGGTGAAAAAGGCCCTCACCAAGCAGGAGATGCAAGCTGCGGGCGGTCGAGGCGGCATGGCGCCGAGAGGAAGCAGAGGCCGCGGCATGCGGGGAAATCAAAATGGCTTCGGCGGAAGAGACTATGGCGGAAACTACAGCTACGGAAATGGCGGCGGAGGCTATGGTGGTGGTGGCGGCTATGGCAGTGGCGGCTATGGCGGAGGATATGGTGGTGGCTACGGAGACCAGGGAAGCAACTATGGTGGCGGAAACGGCTACAACGACTTTGGCAGCAGCTACGGCCAACAGTCATCTGGCTACGGTCCAATGAAAGGAGGTCCCTTCGGAGGGCAGAGGAACCCGGCACCCTACACCCGGGGAGGAGGAGGCGGCGGCTACCCGAGGGGCGGCTACACCTACTAG